The following are encoded together in the Bacillus sp. V2I10 genome:
- the ppc gene encoding phosphoenolpyruvate carboxylase: protein MTVKSETIQDRNHNAALRRDVKFLGNMLGDVLVHQGGQQLLDKVEKIREMTKSLRSHADDSIYADLKREIRTLEPPLRKQVIRAFAVYFHLVNIAEQNHRIRRRRDYQFQEESVKQPGSLENAVASLKENGISADVIQNLLKTLSLELIITAHPTEATRRSVLEIHKRIAALLNSLDQPIHTKRERAELEDRLFNEVVILWQTDELRDRKPTVMDEVANGLYYFDETLFEVLPQIHQELEDCLQTHYQESEWQVPNFLRFGSWIGGDRDGNPNVTADITWKTLNKHRTLAVRKYKESLKQLRKRLSQSTKRVTVSDELLNSVRNEVSLLSKKERWQIEHEVYRCKLTIMLKKLDPQSDFGYKASDQFLDDLKLIQKSVKLHHPKGYELKSLQKLIRQVELFGFHLATLDIRNHSGEHEAAIKELFHYVKLAEDYSSLSEEEKMKLLGDVLQDPRPLVSFKEDYSKETQDVLEVFHMIRNAHKEFGERSIEVYLVSMTQSASDLLEVMVLAKEAGLYRLHPDGRIESKLNVAPLLETIDDLIAGPKIMEKLFQLDFYRKHLQEQNNLQEIMLGYSDGSKDGGTLTANWKLYKAQQEIHDMAKQYSIRLKFFHGRGGSLGRGGGPLNRSLLSQPAETLGDGVKITEQGEVLSSRYGLFDIAYRSLEQAASTLLTAAAHVSSEAEQSDIRTNDWEEAMDQISSVSLSKYQELVFKDPDFLTYFKQATPLPELGALNIGSRPMSRKGSERFEDLRAIPWVFAWTQSRQLLPAWYAAGTGLQRGIKDAANLDRLQQMYKSWPFFRSTIDNLQMALLKADLMAAKEYLGMVDDQQAAERIFNDIKAEYNRTKEILLHITEQTELMDHIPNIQESVRLRNPYVDPLSFFQVEVISKLRETGDDRPHEELLSEVLLTINGIAAGLRNTG, encoded by the coding sequence ATGACGGTAAAATCAGAAACCATACAAGATCGCAATCATAACGCGGCACTGCGCCGCGATGTAAAGTTCCTTGGAAACATGCTGGGAGATGTGCTCGTTCACCAGGGCGGACAGCAGCTGTTAGATAAGGTCGAAAAAATCCGGGAGATGACAAAATCTCTTCGCAGTCATGCGGATGATTCTATATATGCCGATTTAAAAAGGGAAATAAGGACGCTTGAACCTCCGCTTAGAAAACAGGTTATCAGAGCCTTTGCGGTCTATTTTCATTTAGTCAATATCGCAGAGCAGAACCACCGAATCAGACGAAGACGCGATTATCAATTTCAGGAAGAGTCTGTCAAACAGCCAGGTTCATTGGAAAATGCCGTTGCTTCATTAAAAGAGAATGGCATCTCTGCGGACGTTATTCAGAATCTGCTCAAGACCCTTTCGCTGGAGCTGATTATCACAGCACATCCAACAGAAGCGACAAGACGAAGTGTCCTCGAAATTCATAAACGGATCGCTGCGCTGCTTAATAGTCTGGATCAGCCGATTCATACAAAGCGTGAACGGGCAGAGCTTGAGGACCGACTATTTAATGAAGTCGTAATTTTGTGGCAGACGGATGAGCTGCGAGACCGTAAGCCTACAGTAATGGATGAAGTCGCAAATGGGCTGTATTATTTTGATGAAACATTATTTGAAGTGCTGCCTCAAATTCATCAGGAATTGGAGGATTGTCTGCAGACTCACTATCAGGAAAGTGAGTGGCAGGTCCCTAACTTTCTCCGCTTCGGATCGTGGATCGGCGGAGACCGAGACGGAAATCCAAATGTAACGGCGGATATCACTTGGAAAACGCTGAATAAACACAGAACACTTGCTGTCCGCAAATACAAAGAATCACTGAAGCAATTGAGAAAGCGACTGAGCCAATCGACAAAGCGTGTGACTGTCAGTGATGAGCTGCTTAATTCAGTGCGCAATGAAGTTTCTCTTTTAAGCAAAAAAGAAAGATGGCAAATTGAGCATGAAGTGTATCGCTGTAAATTAACGATTATGCTAAAAAAATTAGATCCGCAGAGTGATTTTGGCTATAAAGCTTCTGATCAATTTTTAGATGATCTGAAGCTGATTCAGAAAAGTGTTAAGCTTCATCATCCTAAAGGCTATGAGCTGAAAAGTCTGCAGAAGCTGATCCGTCAGGTCGAACTGTTCGGCTTTCATCTTGCAACCCTTGATATCCGCAATCACAGCGGCGAGCATGAGGCTGCAATTAAAGAACTTTTCCATTACGTAAAGCTTGCTGAGGATTATTCGAGCCTGTCAGAAGAAGAAAAAATGAAGCTACTCGGAGATGTTCTGCAGGATCCAAGACCTCTTGTTTCCTTTAAAGAGGATTACTCAAAAGAAACTCAGGATGTTTTGGAAGTATTCCATATGATCCGCAACGCACACAAGGAATTTGGCGAGAGGTCAATTGAAGTGTACTTAGTGAGCATGACGCAATCAGCGAGTGATTTGCTTGAAGTGATGGTTCTTGCCAAGGAAGCAGGCCTTTATCGTCTGCACCCTGATGGACGGATTGAAAGCAAGCTAAATGTCGCTCCCCTGCTTGAGACGATTGATGATTTGATTGCAGGTCCTAAAATTATGGAGAAGCTTTTCCAATTGGATTTTTACCGCAAGCATCTGCAGGAGCAAAACAACCTGCAGGAAATCATGCTTGGCTACTCTGATGGAAGCAAAGATGGCGGGACACTTACAGCCAACTGGAAGCTCTACAAAGCTCAGCAGGAAATTCATGATATGGCTAAACAGTACAGCATTCGTCTGAAGTTTTTCCATGGACGCGGCGGTTCGCTTGGACGCGGCGGCGGTCCTCTTAACAGAAGTCTTCTTTCTCAGCCGGCTGAGACCCTTGGAGACGGAGTCAAAATTACCGAGCAGGGAGAGGTTCTCTCATCGCGCTATGGTTTATTTGACATAGCTTACCGCAGCCTTGAGCAGGCAGCTTCAACACTCCTTACAGCTGCAGCGCATGTTTCAAGTGAAGCGGAACAGTCAGATATCCGCACGAACGACTGGGAAGAAGCCATGGATCAGATATCTTCTGTGTCACTGAGTAAATATCAGGAGCTTGTATTTAAAGATCCAGACTTCTTAACTTATTTTAAACAAGCGACTCCGCTGCCTGAACTCGGGGCGCTCAATATCGGGTCCCGCCCGATGAGCCGTAAAGGAAGCGAGCGGTTTGAAGATTTGCGGGCCATTCCATGGGTGTTCGCATGGACACAGAGCCGTCAGCTCCTCCCTGCCTGGTATGCAGCCGGAACTGGATTACAAAGAGGGATAAAGGATGCAGCAAACCTGGACCGCCTTCAGCAAATGTACAAAAGCTGGCCGTTCTTCCGTTCAACCATCGACAATCTGCAAATGGCTTTATTAAAAGCCGATTTAATGGCAGCAAAAGAATATCTCGGCATGGTTGACGATCAGCAGGCAGCTGAACGGATCTTTAACGATATCAAGGCAGAATACAACAGAACAAAAGAAATCCTCCTCCACATTACAGAGCAGACAGAGTTAATGGATCACATTCCAAACATCCAGGAATCTGTAAGGCTCCGAAATCCTTATGTGGATCCATTAAGCTTTTTTCAGGTTGAAGTGATTTCGAAACTGCGCGAAACCGGAGATGATCGCCCTCATGAAGAACTGTTAAGCGAAGTGCTGCTGACGATAAACGGAATCGCTGCAGGACTCCGGAATACAGGCTGA